TCAACCTTGTAAGGAGCGCACAGGGGTGGCAAGGAAGCACCTTGGTCTTCTTCCTGGTTCTAAGGAAAAGGTGACCTTGAACCAGTGGGTGTCTTTCCCAGTGCCTGCCTCTAACCCTGTGCTTTCTCCATATCCTCCTCCACTATCCGTGTTTATTCTGCTGTTTCCCCGCGGCTGGCCCGGGAGACGGgagaggtggctgaggcaggccagAAGCCGAGAAGTTGGGCAATGTCACCCTTGCACACTCACAGGGTAGAAGCATCGGGTTTCGGCTTAAACCGAGGGGTTTAGGggaagggtgttgaattttagcTAGTCCACGTGGGTGCTGTCCTCTACTTGGTGCTGAAATCTGGGCGACCTCATACCGGGGGGGCTTACATCCCCGGTTTTAGGCGCGCGAGTCTCAGGCCCAGCTAATTACCTGGCGGTgctgcccacccctgcccccacgcACCTAGCGCGGCGGCAGGCGGGAAGGCGGGGCCTAGGGGAGCCCCACCCCTGGAGACTGCGGCTGGGGCTTCCCttacctcctccctcctgcccgcCTGCCACTAGCTCACTGCGCCTCTCCTGCAGTCTGATCGGTACTGGCTCCTATTCCGGCTCCAACCTCCACTCCGACCCCCATCTAGGCTGCAGCCTCGGACCTAGCTCCGGCCCTCAGTCTATTCGCTTGCATCCTCCCTCCCTGTTCCGGATCCTGTCTTGCGCCAGCGCCTACTCCAGGATCCCGTAGCCAGACCCTCAAGCCATGGCTGGTCCCTTCTCCCGTCTGCTGTCTGCCCGCCCGGGACTCAGGCTCCTGACTTTGGCCGGAGCGGGGTCTCTAGCCGCTGGCTTTCTGCTCCGACCGGAACCTGTACGAGCGGCCAGTGAACGACGGAGGCTGTATCCCCCGAGGTAACAGTGCCTGAGGCGcgggagggggtgggggcagcGGTGATGGAAATGAAGGTGCGGGTAGAAATGAGAATCCGGGCAACAGAGAAGGGCTATAATCACTAAGGCCCTGGAGCTGGAGGGCTGTACAGTCTGCAGACctcagtggggtgggggtgggggccaaaACCATAAAGCAAGAACATTCCTGGGGACCTGTCAAGACCAGCTCCGGCCTTGCGAGTTCTAGCTGCACTCGCTGCCTAAATCCCTAATTGTAAAGCCAGGAACTATCCTTTTCGCTTCCCTCCATCTCCTTCCCCCATTTCCTCAATTCCTCTCCTTAGTCTTTCCCCTCCTCCATCCCTAGTGTTGTGTCATGGGAGGAAAGAACTGAGCAGATCTGGAGAAACTGAGCTGGCTAGCCAGAGGCAACTAAAACTATTAGGAAAGAATAGACTCTGAAAGTACCTAAAGAGATTACCAAGGTTTAGCCTCTTTCTAATTCCCCCTCCTCCCACGGAGCAAAGCCAGCCATGGCCAAGTGGACAGCTCCCAGGTAACTGCACTAGGTCTAGGCCGCTGTGCCCTCCCTCCATGGTTACTGGGTACCCCCTCCCTAGCGCTGAGTACCCAGACCTCCGAAAGCACAACAACTGCATGGCCAGTCACCTGACCCCAGCAGTCTATGCACGGCTCTGCGACAAGACCACACCCACTGGTTGGACGCTAGATCAGTGTATCCAGACTGGCGTGGACAACCCTGGCCACCCCTTCATCAAGactgtgggcatggtggctggagATGAGGAGACCTATGAGGTAGGGCATCTCTAGAGTCTCCCTGGTGATCCAACTCATCTTCCCAGTAATCCCAACTCCTTCCCCCTAAAGACCTCTCAGTTTCCCCCAAGACTCGGAGCAATCCATACTTAAGTTTTCTGACCCAGTGAAATCAATGCACAACTGAAGCCTGGGGAGGGATTTCCTCTCCTTAACCATCTGACCCTCTTAACTCCCCTTAGGTATTTGCTGACCTCTTTGACCCTGTGATCCAAGAGCGACACAATGGATATGACCCCCGGACAATGAAACACACCACTGATCTGGATGCCAGTAAGGTGTGTTTAAATATTCCACTTCTGATTTGCATTGCCTATGTATCTCCAATCCCTTCATCTTATTTCCTGACTTATGGTCATTATACTGCTGAGCTTTTAATCTTAATGTAAGGAAAGAATCCTATCTTAAGGAGCAGCATATATGGAGACGAAAGGATAGATAAGAATGACCATAGCCCCAAGATGGGCAGTTTGGGGAAGGGTCTGCAAGGCCCCCTTCAATTGGAGTGTTTTCCCAATGAGCCTCTTCTTCCAATGCACACAGGAAGAATACACAAAGAGTCCTCTAATCCCTAAGGAAGGTCTCTCCTTTCCCAGGGGCCCTCAATTCCCACCCACTGTGTTTCTATGACTTATATTCATTTCCCTTATTTCCCAGATCCGTTCTGGCTACTTTGATGAGAGGTATGTATTATCCTCGAGAGTGAGAACTGGCCGAAGCATCCGAGGACTCAGTCTGCCTCCAGCTTGCACTCGAGCAGAGCGACGAGAGGTGGAACGTGTTGTGGTGGAAGCACTGAGTGGCCTGAAGGGTGACCTGGCTGGACGTTACTATAGGCTCAGTGAGATGACAGAGGCTGAACAGCAGCAGCTTATTGATGTGAGGGCCTTCAGAGGGAGCTGGGTTGGGGAAGCAGATGGAGAAAAGAGCCAGAGGGGAAGCTGGGCCAGATGAGACATGGGCTCTGAGAGGTCCAGGGGCCACCATTAAAAGTCTTAACCCAAGTCCCTTTACTCTTCCCAGGACCATTTTCTGTTTGATAAGCCTGTGTCTCCATTGCTGACTGCTGCAGGAATGGCTCGAGACTGGCCAGATGCTCGTGGAATTTGGTATGAGGCTGCTTCTTACCTCTTTTGTCTTCGCGCCCTCATAAATGCTTTTTTCCCCTCTGCCTCTCCCAATTCTTGCCTTGTCTCTTGATCACTGTCCTTCTCCCGCCCTCAGGCACAACAATGAGAAGAGCTTCCTGATCTGGGTGAATGAGGAGGATCATACACGGGTCATCTCCATGGAGAAGGGTGGCAACATGAAAAGAGTGTTTGAAAGATTCTGCAGAGGCCTCAAAGAGGTTGGAGAAGAGTGTGTAGGGTTGCTAGGTGGGAGGACATAAGGAAAACCGAAGAGTAGCATAAATAATTGTGAAATTTGTAAACCAATCCAGGGCATGTCTGATAGTAAAAAGGGTTGCCATTAATCACTCTAGAACTAAAAGAATAAACCAACTGGGACTATACTGGGAAAACCAGGACATGTGCTTACCCTAAGATTATGAAGAGAGAAAGAGTATCAGGAACCTTAGGACATGAAAAAGGCAGTTAGTTGCCAGATAATGCAAAGAAGGAATAACTGAGGAGGCAGGTCAGTGCCTGGGATGTGTGGTGTGGGATGGTGAGATGTGCAGATAAGGAGATGATTTGAGCTTAGATTGATGTTGGTGGGGAGAGGTTGCTGTGTTCATGACTCTATTATAACTATCCAGTTCTGACACAAGGTAGGCCTTGTCTCTGGATTCTGTCATTCTTGCTGAAGTACTGTGTCTAGGCTTTAAGCTGAGAGTTGGGAGGGAGATTGGGGAAGGTGGAGGATAGAAtggtttgaattctagaatatgTGGCTGTAGATGAGAGGTTAAACTTAATCCTCAATCCTACATAGATTGGTTCTCCATATTGAAGTCTACATTAGAAAACCCCATAAACCCAATTCTTACTGTATATTCTCATACATACAGTTCTACTTTGGGCTTGCAAAGAAAAAAGAGCTCCTCTTTTAGATTCTGAGCAGTTTCTACTATTTTTGGCAAGTAATAGATAACATATTCTCACTATGAATGGGTAGGGAAGTAACTTTAAAttatatgcctcagtttcctcatctgtaaaattgggataatgagattttctacattttaggttgttgtggggattaaatgaaataCAGGTAAAGTACTTGGTCcacagtaagtgcttaataagtgTTAAAGTGTTAGCTGCATTATTATTCTAGATGGAAGGGTTTCCCCATGTTCAGCATGTAAGATATTCCCCTATGCCATGATTCTTTCTGAACTATAAACAGGATCCCTTTACTCATGTTGGGTAGTGGTCTTTGTGACCAGTATTATGGTAGATCCCTTGTCTCAAGTCTAATAGTCACCTTCATGACTACATGGTTAAGTGAAGCAAAGCACCTTCTCCTGCCCCCATTCCTATGAATCTggcttttctgctctgttttcgtCTTCTCTGCTTTCACACATGTGTTCCTTTCACAGCTAACAGAAGGTTCTCTTACCTCTTCCTAACAAAGCTTACACCTTCATTTTCTGCCTGAAAGGACCCTTCCAAGCTCTAGACTCATTAGCAAAGCAAAGATAATCAATGCATGTATAACTCATTGAATAATCAATCCTTTCTCAGTTCAGTTTATCACCTCTGTTCATTTTCCTAGACCATCCCTAATACACGACTCCCTCGAGTTTTTCTTCCACATATTTTCACAATCTCATTATTATTCACATTATAATTTTGCATCACATGCATGATAATAACAACAAACATTTTCACCGAAGAACATTGTCATTCATTCACAGCCAAGTTTCTGTTCTAGACATATTTCTAGTGTTCTTGTGTGTCTAGCTAAGGGAGGGTCCAGGGTTAATGAAAATATCCCTGATTTTTCATTAACAAAACCTTTGTGGACTCAGGTGGAGCGACTTATCCAAGAACGTGGCTGGGAGTTCATGTGGAATGAGCGTTTGGGATACATCTTGACCTGTCCATCTAACCTGGGCACTGGACTTCGGGCAGGAGTGCACATCAAACTGCCCCTGCTAAGCAAAGTAAAGGAGTTGAGGGGTTACAGAGGGGTGTGAGTAAGGAAGGGTGGGTTGTGGATGGGGAGGGAGTGGACCCTTTGGAAAGGATAAAGGGTCAGGAGaccagctggacacagtggctcatgcctgcaatcccaacatgtgggaggccaaggcaggcatattacttgagcccaggagtttaagaccagcccgacaacctgatgaaaccccatttctactacaaatacaaaaactagccaggtgtggtggaggctgaggtgagaggatcacttaagggaagtcagggctgcagtgagctatgatcactcccaacctgggtgacagaaagaaaccctgtcttttaaaaaaaggaaaaagctcaGGAGACAGCTCTGAGCAGGTTTAGGGCTCTTTCAGGTAGGACTAGTCTCTCTATTGACCCTGCTCTCAATCCCTATCTCCTCTCTAGGATAGCCGCTTCCCAAAGATCCTGGAGAACCTAAGACTCCAGAAGCGTGGTACTGGAGGAGTGGACACTGCTGCCACAGGTGGTGTCTTTGACATTTCTAATTTGGACCGACTAGGCAAATCAGAGGTGAGATCCTAAGGGATTAGGGTGAGGAGCTGTATAGGTCTGTGGGGGCTGAAACATGGCAGTGAGTAAGCCTCAGGAATGTTAACAGCATCTGAAATGAAATTCATGTTGAGTGGGGAGGCAATTGGAAACAAGCAGGCAAGTCAGTCAGTGCTAAAGAAAAACTCAGATTGTAGAAAGCAGATATCAAGGATTAGTGTCCTTCAGGTGGAGCTGGTGCAACTGGTCATTGATGGAGTAAACTATTTGATTGACTGTGAACGGCGTCTGGAAAGAGGCCAGGATATCCGCATCCCCGCACCTCTCATACACACCAAGCATTAACTCCCCATCGCCAGCTGATAACTCAGGATTCCCAGGAGTTCTGCTCATTCTAATGAGGACTCATTCTACTTTGCTCTGGACCTGCCCCTGCATCCCCTGCCTCCATCCTAGTAAAGACTCCTTGCTATACTGCAGTTGTCTGTGTTATTTCTAATggtggggtgaggagggagcagcCTTCAGGAAATGAAAAGAGGCAGTGGGATTATTTATGATGGAAAGAGACTCCAGTTATGGCATGCCAGGAACAATGATTCTCAGGTGGGTGGAAAGCATTAATATTTTATCCATATTCCTTATCAGCTTCTGAGAATAATCAGGATGCACTTCTGTTTGCACTTTATTCTTTATGACTTAAGATTTCTCTCCCCACAGTCTCCTGCTACTGTATAGACAGGCTCAGAGCAGGTGGTCAAGGAAGCTGATTGTCAATACCAGGGACCAGGAAGGTTGTGACCAGTCCCAGAGGCCCCAGGCTGTACTTCGACCTATAATAGACAGAGAGTGGAAGTAATATCACAACTCTGCTCTCCAGGAGCATTGATACTTGGAAATTAGCTCTCTGCCTGTAGACTCCTTCACTCCAGGGATCTCCCGGGGGTCTGATTCTGGGTCTGGAGGGTCAAACTCTGTAGCTGGGAACTCACCTTGCTGTTCTGGGCTCTCCTTCCCCTCATGCTGGGCCCATGCAACTGCTTGTCGCTGCTCAGGACTCAAAAAGGCCATTTGCTCAGGAGTAACAGACATAGCCTGAGCACTGGTGAGACTGGACAGTTGGGTGGGACTAAACACCACCTGGGGGCAGGGGTAGGAATCAGTGCATGTATGTAGTCCCTGTTGGGCCCTGGATCTCCTGTGGTCATCCCGGTCCATTAATACTTACAACAAATTTAGGAGGAGGGATGACAGAAATGGCAAGAGGAGTAAGACCCTGGATCTGTCCCCGCAGCAGTGCTGAAAGAGCCAGGTCTGGGATCCCAGCTGTTGAAGCAAGTGGCATCCAAAATTGTCTTAGACTGACCTTCCTTCTCTTCAGACCTATAGACCTCTCTAACTACTCCCAAAATGCCCTACCGCAGACCTCCCCCAGTATGTCTCCAGCCCCTTAACTAAATACTTTCTCAGGCCCCCACCTAAGAATTGTGGGGCAATTTTCCATTCAGTCCACCCATGGCATAGAAACCAAACCAACTTGTACCAGCTTCCCACCTGCTATTGTACCAATTTCAGTGAAGATCTCAGGCCCCCAGTTACTGATTGGGCCAAAGCCACCAGGCAGTACAAGGAGGTGGGCCAGAACCTCCAGTTGTTCCTCAGAGCACTGGAGATGCAGGGTGCCCAGGAAGAGAGCTGCTTGGCTGTagaagagtgggaaggaaggaagaagaattcAGCTTCAGCAAAAGGGGCTGTGGTCTTGAGACAAAGGAAGAGATGGCTTCAATTGAGTTCCTTTCCTCCATAGGACCACACCTTCATGACCTTTCTTTCCCCAGTAAGTCCACCTTTACCTCAATACCACCACCCTCAGCCCCTTCACAAGTGACCTAAACTCCCAACTGCTGATGTGCTGTAGCTCCTCTGGCCGCAGTCCACAGAGTGTATAACCCAGTGCTGTCAGATGAATGAAGTCCAGGTGGCTCACATGCCGACCACTCTGCCGTAGGAAACTGGAGACCACAACTCGGAGCTGGGGTGGGGGTTAGGGgcagagggaaaggagaaaattatGGAGAAATTATGGACAGGGAAGTGATAGGTGTTGATGGGTTATATCCTGTTACTATTAAAACCTAAAGTGCCATGGGGAAGGTTGaggattcaaaaaagaaaaggatagaaaaagaggAGACCTCTGGGGAAAGAGGCAGGAGACAGTACTATGTGTCCAGGACCTCAGAGTGAATAAATCAGAGTCCCGAAGGTCACTAGCATGGGATATTAAGAAAAGATAGAACGAATGACCGGGTAGGGTCACAGGGAAAAATTCCTTGGGTTTCAGATGATCTAGAGGGCTGGGTCTGTGGGATGGGTACTTGGGAAATGGTAGGGAGGGTGAAAGGTATTACCTGGGTGGAGCTCCAACCATCTATCTGCCCCAGGGTGCTCAGCACTCCCCAGTCCACTAGAATCAGCTCCTGTAGTTCCCGATCTCCTAGACCTATTAAGAGCCGACCCAGCTGCAGGATCTGCTCAGGACGAAATCCCCGGGGGGGACCCCACAACtaggaggaagagaggaacaaTGTGAGTGGAAAAGCAGTGGACTGGGAGTCAGAATGCTGGGTTTTAAGTCTTGCCTCTGCCCTTAGCTGTATAACTCCAGGCAAGTCACTTGCCTTTGGGTTAGTTTCCTCCACTATAAAATGAGACAGTTGCCTTACAGTTCCTCTGACTAAGGTGTTTTGAAAGACATTAGAGTCAGTAGAAAAGAAGAGCAGACTAACTTTAGTCCATGAGTTCTAAACTTTTATGTGCATCAGACACAGAGACACCTATTAAGATGCAGATGCCTGGGGAccggcactgtggctcacacctgtaatcttagcacttcgggaggctgagctgggaggaatgcttgagcccaggagttcaaaaccattctgggaaacatagcgaaaccctatctctaccaaaaatacaaaaattagtcaggtgtggtggtatgcacctgtagtcccagctacttcagaggatgaggcaggaggatggtttgagcccaggatgtaCAAGttgcagagatcacaccactgcactctagcctgggcgacagagtttgtctccaaaaaaaaaagcagatatcTGGACTCTTTCTCCCAGAGACTGACTGACTGGccgacttatttatttatttatttatttatttttgagacagggtcttgctctgacacccaggctggtgtgcagtggtatgatctcagctcattgcaccctccacctcccgggctcaggggattctcctaccccagcctcccaagtagctggaattacaggtgtacgtcaccacacccagctaattttttttctgtttttagtagagacagggtttcaccatgttgcccagtggtctcaaactcctgggcttaagcaatccacatgcctcagcctcccaaagtactgggattacaggcatgagccactgcgcccagcttccCAGAGGTTTTTATTATGTCAGTCTAGCATGGTAATCCAGCATCGGCATTAAAAACCTGTtcccagccaggcgcggtggctcatacctgtaatcccagcactttgggaggctgatcacaaggtcagcagttcgacaccagccctgccaacatggtgaaaccctgtctctactaaaaatacaaaaaattagctgggtgtggtggtgcacacctgtaatcccagatactcaggaggctgaggcaggagaatcatttgaacccaggaggcagaggttgcagtgagaagagatcgaaccattgcactccagcctgggcgacagagcgagactccgtcttaaaaaaaaaaaaaaaaaaaaaaaaaacctgttccttgcttgcttcagcagcacatatacaaaaaaaatttggaaTGATAAAGAGATTAGCATAGCACCTGCGCAAGTATaacatgcaaattcatgaagcatgccataatttttttaagatagaaaaaagaaaataaaggaaaaagtcaGTTCCCTTGATGATTGTGATACGCATTAAAATTTGGTAATTACTGCTTTGGTCCCTCTATTCATTGTACTGGCTCTCTTTCCTCAAGAATTATCTCCCCTCACCTCCTACTTATCACCCAAATCTTTTACCACTTTTATCTCCTGCTTCCCCCACCTCTCATCCAACTCTTCATTCTCTTGGTGTCCCACATCACACCCAAACAACTTCCTCATGGCCGACCCCAGTTGGCTCTCCATCCCTAACCTGTTTTGCTTTGCCCATGGCTGCCCGCAGTTCCTCAGGCCCAAGTCCTGGGTCTCCTGCAAATAGTGTCAGGCAGTCCTCAAAGTCTGAGAGCTCCATCTCTGCAATCTGGGTGGCAGACCAGGCTGCTGGGAATGTCCCTCGTACATCTGCACAATTTGGCACAGGTTCTGAAGAgggaaggcagagccaggagGTCAGTGTAGTATTAAAATATGTCCAGAAAGATATCTGTAGATGGAATAACCCTTCCAACCTTTGGAGGATGGAGCACTGGGGGAAGTAGGGATCAAGGGATTATTACAGGGTAAGATTTATAGGGCTTAGAAGATAATAGAACAAGAAGTGATTGGAGATGCCAAGTCCCTCGTTTTATAGATGGAAGACTAAGGATGTTGCCCAGGCATTTAATGGCAGAGCTGAATTCAAACCCAGTTCTTTAGCCTCACAATGCCTCCTTCAGAGCTTCTAGGGATCTCCCCAGCAGAGAACTCCACACTTAGCCAAGCTAGAGCTGAGTCAGCTGTTTATAAAGACAAGAGAGCAGGAAAATGCGAGTTGTgggctaaaagaaaatgtaatagttTACAAACTCCCAGAGCTATAGAATTCTAGAACTAGAAGAGACTTGAAGATCATCACTCTAACCTCTAACCTtgctttataaatgagaaaactcaaTCCCA
Above is a window of Callithrix jacchus isolate 240 chromosome 8, calJac240_pri, whole genome shotgun sequence DNA encoding:
- the LOC100393688 gene encoding creatine kinase U-type, mitochondrial: MAGPFSRLLSARPGLRLLTLAGAGSLAAGFLLRPEPVRAASERRRLYPPSAEYPDLRKHNNCMASHLTPAVYARLCDKTTPTGWTLDQCIQTGVDNPGHPFIKTVGMVAGDEETYEVFADLFDPVIQERHNGYDPRTMKHTTDLDASKIRSGYFDERYVLSSRVRTGRSIRGLSLPPACTRAERREVERVVVEALSGLKGDLAGRYYRLSEMTEAEQQQLIDDHFLFDKPVSPLLTAAGMARDWPDARGIWHNNEKSFLIWVNEEDHTRVISMEKGGNMKRVFERFCRGLKEVERLIQERGWEFMWNERLGYILTCPSNLGTGLRAGVHIKLPLLSKDSRFPKILENLRLQKRGTGGVDTAATGGVFDISNLDRLGKSEVELVQLVIDGVNYLIDCERRLERGQDIRIPAPLIHTKH